From Saccharomyces paradoxus chromosome III, complete sequence, a single genomic window includes:
- a CDS encoding uncharacterized protein (similar to YCL002C): MLVVVLQGLAGFLSIIAILYQKRYNKLHRSIYGLSYDLYLLDFVGNGLYLYCALHYCYSSLVREQLSQRFPLFYPLNEARSIPISSLLILKDFCVFFCCLMLLRQLYYYRSTKHIYQGISITSIIFIGVFLVLGIFTYGCSISNLPLKNSGKFGVFYLDHINYLWVMANLLKCFKYVPQMSINWMGCSTVGLSSKFVLISFLAEFIDLVGRLLIPTSVLFYEIPFNSTPFWVKLIQFVTLSVILCQVQYVYVGRKPRLPKGKL, encoded by the exons ATGCTTGTTGTTGTTCTGCAGGGCCTGGCAGGATTTTTATCA ATCATCGCCATTCTATACCAGAAGCGTTATAATAAACTTCATAGATCTATTTATGGTCTTTCATACGACTTATATTTGCTAGATTTTGTTGGTAATGGTCTTTATTTGTATTGCGCGTTGCACTATTGTTATTCATCTCTGGTGAGGGAGCAACTGTCCCAAAGATTCCCACTTTTTTATCCGTTGAATGAAGCCCGTAGTATACCCATATCCAGCCTCCTCATCCTAAAGGATTTTTgcgttttcttttgttgctTGATGCTTTTGAGGCagttatattattataggTCAACTAAACATATCTACCAGGGCATTTCCATTACTTCCATAATATTTATAGGTGTCTTCCTTGTATTAGGCATATTTACATATGGATGTTCCATTTCCAATTTACCATTGAAGAATTCAGGTAAATTTGGTGTTTTTTATCTGGACCACATAAATTATCTATGGGTAATGGCAAACCTGCTTAAATGTTTTAAGTATGTTCCTCAAATGAGTATTAACTGGATGGGATGCTCAACAGTAGGACTATCATCAAAGTTTGTATTAATATCATTTTTGGCTGAATTTATCGATTTGGTAGGAAGACTACTAATACCGACCAGTGTATTGTTCTATGAAATCCCATTTAATTCAACGCCATTTTGGGTAAAATTGATACAATTTGTCACCTTATCGGTTATACTTTGCCAAGTTCAGTATGTTTACGTAGGACGGAAACCACGATTGCCAAAAGGGAAACTATAA
- the RER1 gene encoding protein retrieval receptor (Protein involved in retention of membrane proteins~similar to YCL001W) yields MDYDSPDTMNDGSSNTLISKMNTMKLLYQHYLDKVTPHTKERWAVLGGLLCLFMVRITMAEGWYVICYGLGLFLLNQFLAFLTPKFDMSLQQDEENNELEAGEKSEEFRPFIRRLPEFKFWYNSIRATIISLLLSLFSIFDIPVYWPILLMYFILLFFLTMRRQIQHMIKYRYIPLDIGKKKYSHSSN; encoded by the coding sequence ATGGACTACGATAGCCCCGATACCATGAACGATGGTTCAAGCAACACCTTAATCTCGAAGATGAATACAATGAAACTATTATATCAACACTATTTGGATAAAGTCACACCTCACACTAAGGAGAGGTGGGCTGTACTAGGTGGTCTGTTATGTTTGTTTATGGTACGTATTACAATGGCCGAAGGTTGGTATGTGATTTGTTATGGTCTAggtttatttttgttaaatCAATTTTTAGCCTTTTTGACCCCAAAATTCGATATGTCCTTACAgcaagatgaagaaaacaacgAATTGGAAGCTGGAGAAAAATCAGAGGAATTTCGTCCATTCATTAGAAGATTACCCGAGTTCAAGTTTTGGTATAACAGCATTAGAGCCActattatttctttattattgtcaCTATTTTCAATCTTCGATATTCCAGTATATTGGCCAATTTTATTGATGTACTTCATAttgttgttctttttaACCATGAGAAGGCAAATTCAACATATGATaaaatatagatatatacCCTTAGATATTGGtaagaagaaatattcaCATTCTTCTAACTGA
- the CDC10 gene encoding septin CDC10 (Component of the septin ring, required for cytokinesis~similar to YCR002C), with translation MDSLSSVQPASYVGFDTITNQIEHRLLKKGFQFNIMVVGQSGLGKSTLINTLFASHLIDSATGDDITALPITKTTEMKISTHTLVEDRVRLNINVIDTPGFGDFIDNSKAWEPIVKYIKEQHSQYLRKELTAQRERFIVDTRVHAILYFLQPNGKELSRLDVEALKRLTEIANVIPVIGKSDTLTLDERAEFRELIQNEFEKYNFKIYPYDSEELTDEELELNRSVRSIIPFAVVGSENEIEINGETFRGRKTRWSAINVEDINQCDFVYLREFLIRTHLQDLIETTSYIHYEGFRARQLIALKENANSRSSAHMSSNAIQR, from the coding sequence ATGGATTCCCTGAGCTCAGTACAGCCTGCTTCTTATGTTGGTTTTGATACCATCACGAATCAGATCGAACATCGTTTGCTGAAGAAAGGTTTTCAGTTCAATATAATGGTTGTTGGCCAATCCGGATTGGGTAAAAGTACTCTGATAAATACATTATTCGCCTCGCACTTGATCGATTCTGCCACTGGTGATGATATTACTGCCCTACCTATTACAAAGACAactgaaatgaaaatttctACTCATACTCTTGTGGAGGATCGTGTTCGCTTGAATATCAACGTCATAGATACACCCGGTTTTGGTGACTTTATTGACAATTCTAAAGCTTGGGAGCCTATTGTGAAGTATATCAAAGAACAACATTCTCAATACTTACGTAAAGAATTGACAGCCCAGCGTGAAAGGTTTATTGTTGACACGCGAGTTCATGCTATTCTTTACTTCCTGCAACCAAATGGAAAGGAGTTGAGTCGCCTTGATGTTGAAGCCTTGAAAAGATTGACAGAAATAGCAAATGTTATACCAGTTATTGGCAAATCGGATACATTGACTTTAGATGAAAGAGCAGAGTTTAGAGAGCTTATCCAAAATGAGTTCGAGAAATacaatttcaagatttaTCCTTATGATTCGGAGGAGCTAACTGACGAGGAATTAGAACTGAACAGAAGTGTCAGATCTATCATCCCATTTGCTGTGGTTGGttctgaaaatgaaattgaaataaaTGGTGAAACCTTCAGGGGAAGAAAAACTCGTTGGAGTGCTATTAATGTTGAAGACATCAACCAGTGTGATTTTGTATATTTAAGGGAATTTTTGATTCGAACTCATCTCCAAGACCTAATCGAAACCACTTCATACATTCACTATGAAGGGTTCAGAGCAAGACAATTGATTGctttaaaagaaaacgcGAATAGTCGTTCCTCAGCCCATATGTCTAGCAACGCCATTCAACGTTGA
- the MRPL32 gene encoding mitochondrial 54S ribosomal protein bL32m (Mitochondrial ribosomal protein of the large subunit~similar to YCR003W), with protein sequence MNSLIFGKRLTLHKIVPANVIGWLTPLGNPSLLAPGQKQLGSINRWLKEKLQGDHNETENEDFFSSNGILLAVPKKKVSHQKKRQKLYGPGKKQLKMIHHLNKCPSCGHYKRANTLCMYCVGQIRHIWKTHTAKEEIKLRQEEELSEVDQRVLYPGKRDTKYTKDLKDKDNYLERRARTLKKE encoded by the coding sequence ATGAATTCTTTGATCTTTGGTAAACGATTAACACTTCACAAAATTGTGCCTGCCAATGTAATTGGATGGTTAACGCCGTTGGGGAATCCTTCACTGCTGGCTCCAGGCCAAAAACAACTGGGATCTATCAATCGTTggttgaaagaaaagctcCAAGGAGATCATAACGAAactgaaaatgaagattttttctcCAGTAATGGTATACTACTAGCAGTccctaaaaaaaaagtatcacaccaaaaaaaaaggcaaaaacTTTATGGCCCGGGCAAGAAGCaattgaagatgattcATCACTTAAATAAATGTCCATCATGTGGCCATTATAAGAGAGCCAATACACTATGCATGTATTGTGTTGGACAAATACGTCATATATGGAAGACGCATACCgctaaagaagaaattaagcTGAGACAAGAGGAAGAACTTTCTGAAGTAGACCAAAGGGTCTTATACCCTGGTAAAAGAGATACTAAGTATACCAAGGATTTGAAAGATAAAGATAACTACTTGGAACGTCGCGCTCGGACTTTAAAGAAGGAGTAG
- the YCP4 gene encoding flavodoxin-like fold family protein (similar to YCR004C), producing the protein MVKIAIITYSTYGHIDVLAQAVKKGVEAAGGKADVYRVEETLPDEVLTKMNAPQKPEDIPVATEKTLLEYDAFLFGVPTRFGNLPAQWSAFWDKTGGLWAKGSLNGKAAGIFVSTSSYGGGQESTVKACLSYLAHHGIIFLPLGYKNSFAELASIEEVHGGSPWGAGTLAGPDGSRTASPLELRIAEIQGKTFYETAKKLFPAKEAKPSTEKKATAPGAVKRQTKPPAAAATTAEKKEDKGLLSCCTVM; encoded by the coding sequence ATGGTTAAGATTGCAATAATTACTTACTCCACCTACGGGCACATAGACGTTTTAGCACAAGCTGTTAAGAAAGGCGTAGAAGCAGCTGGTGGCAAGGCTGATGTATACAGGGTCGAGGAAACTTTACCTGATGAAGTCCTCACCAAAATGAATGCTCCTCAAAAACCTGAGGATATTCCTGTTGCTACTGAAAAGACATTGCTCGAATATGATGCCTTTTTGTTCGGTGTTCCAACTAGGTTTGGCAATTTGCCGGCTCAATGGTCCGCCTTTTGGGATAAAACTGGTGGATTATGGGCCAAGGGCTCTCTGAATGGCAAAGCTGCGGGCATATTTGTGAGTACTTCCAGTTACGGCGGTGGTCAAGAAAGTACTGTTAAAGCCTGTTTGTCTTATTTAGCCCATCATGGAATTATCTTCTTACCTCTGGGTTACAAGAATTCCTTCGCTGAGTTAGCCAGCATAGAAGAGGTACACGGTGGTTCTCCATGGGGTGCTGGTACTCTTGCAGGTCCTGACGGCTCGAGAACTGCTTCTCCTCTTGAATTAAGAATTGCTGAAATTCAAGGTAAAACATTCTACGAAACTGCCAAAAAACTCTTCCCTGCAAAAGAAGCCAAACCTTCCactgaaaagaaggctACTGCTCCTGGTGCGGTTAAGAGACAAACCAAACCTCCTGCTGCTGCGGCCACAACtgcagaaaagaaggagGACAAAGGATTATTATCTTGTTGCACTGTAATGTAA